In Synechococcus sp. PCC 6312, one genomic interval encodes:
- a CDS encoding VOC family protein encodes METRQADYIHFLHVAIHVTDLTKASEFYGGILQLPLAPRNLSFPGLWYQVGPNQIHVIVSESRDPPPSDHRWGRNPHLALGVQDLEAIKERLQAAGYRFQASNSGRAAIFVQDADQNIIELSQMG; translated from the coding sequence ATGGAGACCCGCCAGGCTGATTACATCCACTTTTTACACGTTGCCATTCATGTTACGGATTTAACAAAGGCAAGTGAATTTTATGGGGGAATCTTACAACTGCCCCTAGCTCCCCGCAACCTGAGTTTCCCCGGCCTCTGGTATCAAGTTGGCCCAAATCAGATTCATGTAATTGTCAGCGAAAGTCGAGACCCCCCCCCCTCAGATCACCGTTGGGGGCGGAATCCTCATTTAGCCTTAGGAGTCCAGGATTTAGAGGCAATCAAAGAGAGGCTCCAAGCTGCTGGCTATCGGTTCCAGGCCAGTAATTCCGGGCGAGCGGCCATTTTTGTCCAAGATGCAGATCAAAACATTATTGAACTTAGTCAGATGGGATAG
- a CDS encoding polysaccharide deacetylase family protein produces MPRHLRFWLIGVLGFCLVLGSSLGWPIFPSIQSPQPLPGLVQAGQTPAATLSFLGPSQFRGKTVAQVKVPAGQKVIALTFDDGPWGKSTTDVLEILAKHDVKATFFWIGAHLQRYPEVAKQVVKTGHAVGNHTWNHTYKPVTEEVAIKEIENTSFLIAKTTKAQTRLFRPPGGILNNGLVAYAAKKNYTTLMWSVDPHDSAAKITSEDIIKRVLSQAKPGGIILLHDGGGDRQATIKALPTIISKLKAKGYSFVTIPELLGLGGGAPKPTPTPVASPVPSPTPSLATPNPEPAPTIPPEPAITPMPQSPPTTPALQPTPLLSPSPQP; encoded by the coding sequence ATGCCCCGACATTTGCGGTTTTGGCTCATTGGCGTTCTCGGTTTCTGCCTAGTGTTGGGGAGTAGCCTGGGCTGGCCAATATTCCCTTCAATCCAATCACCCCAACCTCTGCCAGGCCTGGTACAAGCCGGTCAAACCCCTGCCGCTACTCTCTCATTCTTAGGGCCAAGTCAATTTCGGGGGAAAACTGTGGCTCAGGTTAAGGTACCAGCAGGACAAAAAGTAATTGCCTTAACCTTTGATGATGGCCCCTGGGGTAAAAGTACTACAGATGTTTTAGAGATTTTAGCTAAGCATGATGTTAAGGCTACATTTTTCTGGATTGGGGCCCACCTCCAACGCTATCCTGAGGTCGCTAAGCAAGTGGTGAAGACTGGTCACGCAGTTGGGAATCACACTTGGAATCACACCTACAAGCCTGTCACTGAAGAGGTTGCAATTAAGGAGATTGAAAATACCTCTTTTTTAATTGCTAAAACTACAAAAGCCCAAACCCGCCTGTTTCGCCCCCCCGGTGGCATCTTAAATAATGGCCTGGTTGCCTATGCAGCCAAAAAAAACTACACCACTTTGATGTGGTCTGTGGATCCCCATGATTCTGCGGCTAAAATTACTTCCGAAGACATTATTAAGCGCGTCCTGTCCCAGGCCAAGCCCGGCGGGATCATTTTGCTCCATGATGGGGGTGGAGATCGCCAGGCCACCATTAAAGCCTTGCCAACAATTATCAGCAAACTCAAGGCTAAGGGCTACAGCTTTGTCACTATTCCTGAACTCTTGGGCCTCGGAGGAGGAGCACCCAAGCCGACCCCAACCCCTGTGGCCAGTCCAGTTCCGAGTCCCACCCCAAGTTTAGCGACCCCCAATCCTGAACCTGCGCCCACTATTCCCCCAGAACCCGCCATCACCCCTATGCCCCAGTCCCCACCAACGACCCCAGCCCTCCAGCCCACACCCCTACTTAGTCCTTCACCTCAGCCCTAG